The Aeromicrobium phoceense genome includes the window GATCGGCGACACCCTCGGTCCTCATGCCGAAGACGTCGACGGGCGCGGCCGTGGCGAGCAGGGGGAGGAGATCAACTCCCACGGCCCGACCGCGGCGGACGGGATCGTTCATCGCGACCGCCGCGTGCGGCACCTCGCCCGTGTAGCGGTGGCCGGGATCGCAGATCCCGTGCTCGATCACGGTCGTGCGCGCCGATCCCGTGTCCCACAGCAGCCGGTTCACGTGGGTCACGTGCACGACGGGGATGCGGTCCTGGTCGGCCATCGGGTGCCGGGTGTACGGGATCTCGCCACCGGGCGTGTTGTGCTCGAGGTAGACCGCCGGCAGGTCGACGCCCGGACGCCGGCCCGTCCACTGCCTGACCAGCTCGGCCTCGTGCGGGCGCTGGAGGACGACGAGGTCGGGCTCGATTCCGGGGAGCTCCTCGCGGGTCCGCTCGACCACGGAGCGCGGCCAGTCCCACGTGCGGGCCCTGCCACGGCCGTCCGGCCCCCGGTCCTCGTCCACCGGGAGGACGTACTCGTGACCGCCCTGGACGAAGGCCGTGGTCCACGAGCCGTGCACGTGCCACAGCAGGATCCTCGCCATGCCAGCGGTGTACCCGGGCCCCTGAGGGACGAAACCACGGGAGAAGCGCTTCTTCGCCGAGAAGCGTTTCATTCGTGCGGCGGTGGGCACTACCCGTTCATGAAGGTGCTGGGGCTGAATGCGCTGTTCCACGACTCCGCAGCGGCGATCGTGGTGGACGGGCGGGTCGTCGCGGCCGCCGAGGAGGAGCGGTTCAGCCGGCGCAAGCACGCGAAGCGCCCCGTGCCGTGGGCCGCGTGGGAGCTGCCCGAGCTCTCGGCGAGGTGGTGCCTCGCCGAGGCGGGACTACGCGCCGCCGACCTCGACGCCGTGACCTACTCGTACGACCCGAGCCTCGCGGCCCCCGCCGAGGAGCTCGGCCTCCACGACCCCTGGGACCACGTCCGTCAGATGTACGCGCAGCGGGCCCCCGGCTTCATCGCCGCGATGCTCGGCATCGACGAGTCGATCGTCCGGTTCGTGCCGCATCACGTCGCACACGCGGCCTCGGCGACCCTCGCCGGCCCGTTCGAGGAAGGCGACGTGCTGGTGCTCGACGGGCGCGGCGAGAGCGCGAGCCATCTCGCCGGCCACTTCCGCGGCGCGGAGCTCGAGGTCCACCGGATCCAGCGCCTGCCGCACTCGATCGGGCTCCTGTACGAGGACGCCACGGAGCACCTCGGCTTCCTGCGCAGCAGCGACGAGTACAAGGTGATGGCGCTCGCCTCGTACGGGACGCCGCGCTTCCTTCCGCAGCTCAAGGAGGTCGTCGGGACGGACGGGTCGGGCGGGTTCTTCGCCGAGTCGCTCGACTGGGCCGCCCTCGTCCCGCCGCGGCGCCCGGACGAGCCGTGGGACCAGGACCACGCCGACCTCGCGAGCAGCGTGCAGCGCGCCGTCGAGGACGTGTGCCTGGAGCTGGCCGGGTGGCTGCAGCAGCGCACGGGGGCGGACCGCCTGGTGCTGGCCGGTGGGGTGGCACTCAACTGCGTCGCGAACACGCGGCTCCTCGACGAGGGGCCGTACCGCGAGATCTGGGTCCAGCCCGCGGCCGGGGACGCCGGGACCGCGCTCGGCGGTGCGCTCACGGTCGCAGCCGAGCAGGATGCCGTCACGCCGCTCTCGACGATGGCGCTCGGGCCCGAGTGGTCCGACGACGAGATCGAGGAGATCCTCACGACCGCGAAGGTGGCCCACGAACGGGTGGACGACGTGGCTGCTGTGGTGGCCGATGCGCTGGCGGACGACCAGATCGTCGCGTGGTTCCAAGGACGCAGCGAGTTCGGTCCGCGAGCCCTGGGGCACCGGTCGCTGCTCGCGCACCCCGGTTCGGCGGCGAACCTCGAGCGGCTCAACGCCGTCAAGGGACGGGAGCAGTTCCGCCCCGTCGCGCCGATGGTGCTGCTCGAGCGGGCACCGGCGATCTTCTCGCGGGGTCCGATCCCGTCGCCCCACATGCTGTTCGTCCACGACGTCGCGCAGGAGTGGAGCTGGCGCATCCCGGCCGTGGTCCACGTCGACGGGACGGCTCGTGTGCAGACGGTGGGGGACGACGAGCCCCTCGTAGCGGCGATGCTGAGGGCGTTCGAGGAGCGCACCGGACTGCCCGTCGTGGTGAACACGAGCCTCAACACCGCGGGCCGGCCGATGGTGGACTCGCCGCGCGACGCCCTCGAGTGCTTCGGCTCGGCGCCCGTCGACCTGCTGGCCATCGGCAGCTTCGTCGTCCGCCGGACGGCGACGCCATGAGCGTCGACACGACCATCGTCGTCCCGACCATCGGCCGAGACACCCTCCGGCGCCTCCTGGAGTCGCTCGACGCGGCCACCGGAGGCACGCCCGACGTCATCGTGGTCGACGACCGGCGCGAGGGCGAGCCTCTGGACCTGCCCGCCCACGTGCGGGTGCTGGCGTCGGGTGGCCGGGGTCCCGCGGCAGCGCGGAACCTCGGCTGGCGCGCCGCGACCACCGAGTGGATCAGCTTCGTCGACGATGACGTGATCGTCGCGCCCGACTGGATCGAACGGCTCACCGAGGACCTGGCGTCGGCCGACGATGACGTCGTCGCCGTGCAGGGCCGGCTGACCGTGCCGCGCCCGGCCGGTCGTCGGCTGACCGACGCCGAGCGCAGCACCGCGAGCCTTGAGACGGCGCAGTGGATCACCGCCGACCTGAGCGTGCGTCGCCGCGCCCTGCGACGGGTGAGTGGGTTCGACGAGCGATTCACCCGGGCCTACCGCGAGGACGCCGACCTCGGTCTCCGGTTGAGCGCCCACGGGCGCATCGTCGCCGGACGTCGCACCGTGGTGCACCCCTTCCGCTCGGACGGAACCTGGTTCAGCCTCCGCCAGCAGCGCGGCAACGCGGACGACGTCCTCATGCGACGGCTCCACGGACCCGACTGGCGGGAGCGCGCGGGAGCACCTCGCGGCACGCTGCGCCGTCACCAGCTCACCGTGATGACGGCCGTGGCCGGGGTGCTGCTGGCGGCCGCGGGTCGTCCGCAGCTCGCCGGGCTCCTCGCCGGCGCCTGGGCGACGCTCACGGCCCGGTTCGCGTGGGCCCGCATCGCCCCCGGGCCCCGCGACCAGGACGAGGTCCGCCGGATGGCGCTGACGAGCGTCGCCATCCCGTTCGCCGCCGTGCGCTGGTGGCTGGACGGCCTGGTCCGCGACCGGGACGCGGTGCCGCGACGCCGCCTTCCGGACGCGGTGCTGTTCGACCCAGACGGAACCTTGGTCCACGACGTCCCCTACAACCGCGAGCCCGCCCGCGTCGCCCCGATCGACGGAGTCCACGAGGCGCTCGCACGACTGCGGGAGGCGGGGGTGCCCACCGGTGTCGTCAGCAACCAGTCCGGCGTCGCCCGCGGCCTCATCGCACCGGACGAGCTCGAGGCGGTCAATCGCCGGGTCGAGGAGCTGCTCGGCCCCTTCGGCACGTGGCAGGTGTGCCGGCACGCGCCCGAGGACGGCTGCGAGTGCCGCAAGCCCCAGCCGGGACTCGTCCTGCGCGCCTGTGACGAGCTCGGCGTCGACGTCGAGCGCTGCGTGGTGGTGGGCGACATCGGTGCCGACGTCGAGGCCGCCGCCGCGGCGGGCGCCACCGGCGTCCTCGTCCCGACCCGCCAGACGCTCGGCGCCGAGGTGGCCGCCGCGCCGCGGGTCGAGCCCGACGTGCTCTCCGCGGTGAGGTCGATCCTGAGGGGGCACTGGTGAGCATCCACGCCCCAGAGGGCCCCGTGCTGGCGGTCCGACTCGACAGCGTCGGCGACATGCTCGTCACCGGCCCGGCGATCCGCGCCCTGGCGTCGCGGGGACGCGGTGTCGTGCTGCTGGCGGGGCCGCAGGGCGCCGCCGCCGGCGCCATGCTGCCGGGAGTGGACGAGGTGATCCAGTGGCGGTGCCCGTGGATCGTCGCGGACCCACCGCCGGTCGACACGACCTCGATCGACGACCTG containing:
- a CDS encoding glycosyltransferase family 4 protein, with the protein product MARILLWHVHGSWTTAFVQGGHEYVLPVDEDRGPDGRGRARTWDWPRSVVERTREELPGIEPDLVVLQRPHEAELVRQWTGRRPGVDLPAVYLEHNTPGGEIPYTRHPMADQDRIPVVHVTHVNRLLWDTGSARTTVIEHGICDPGHRYTGEVPHAAVAMNDPVRRGRAVGVDLLPLLATAAPVDVFGMRTEGVADPALHITAYDDLPQDRMHDELARRRLYVHTARWTSLGLSLIEAMQLGLPVVALAMTEVPTAVPPGTGLVTADLDVLVRHVEALVKDPELAADLGHRGRVHALDRFGLERFLSDWDDVLERALR
- a CDS encoding carbamoyltransferase, with the protein product MKVLGLNALFHDSAAAIVVDGRVVAAAEEERFSRRKHAKRPVPWAAWELPELSARWCLAEAGLRAADLDAVTYSYDPSLAAPAEELGLHDPWDHVRQMYAQRAPGFIAAMLGIDESIVRFVPHHVAHAASATLAGPFEEGDVLVLDGRGESASHLAGHFRGAELEVHRIQRLPHSIGLLYEDATEHLGFLRSSDEYKVMALASYGTPRFLPQLKEVVGTDGSGGFFAESLDWAALVPPRRPDEPWDQDHADLASSVQRAVEDVCLELAGWLQQRTGADRLVLAGGVALNCVANTRLLDEGPYREIWVQPAAGDAGTALGGALTVAAEQDAVTPLSTMALGPEWSDDEIEEILTTAKVAHERVDDVAAVVADALADDQIVAWFQGRSEFGPRALGHRSLLAHPGSAANLERLNAVKGREQFRPVAPMVLLERAPAIFSRGPIPSPHMLFVHDVAQEWSWRIPAVVHVDGTARVQTVGDDEPLVAAMLRAFEERTGLPVVVNTSLNTAGRPMVDSPRDALECFGSAPVDLLAIGSFVVRRTATP
- a CDS encoding HAD-IIIA family hydrolase, whose product is MSVDTTIVVPTIGRDTLRRLLESLDAATGGTPDVIVVDDRREGEPLDLPAHVRVLASGGRGPAAARNLGWRAATTEWISFVDDDVIVAPDWIERLTEDLASADDDVVAVQGRLTVPRPAGRRLTDAERSTASLETAQWITADLSVRRRALRRVSGFDERFTRAYREDADLGLRLSAHGRIVAGRRTVVHPFRSDGTWFSLRQQRGNADDVLMRRLHGPDWRERAGAPRGTLRRHQLTVMTAVAGVLLAAAGRPQLAGLLAGAWATLTARFAWARIAPGPRDQDEVRRMALTSVAIPFAAVRWWLDGLVRDRDAVPRRRLPDAVLFDPDGTLVHDVPYNREPARVAPIDGVHEALARLREAGVPTGVVSNQSGVARGLIAPDELEAVNRRVEELLGPFGTWQVCRHAPEDGCECRKPQPGLVLRACDELGVDVERCVVVGDIGADVEAAAAAGATGVLVPTRQTLGAEVAAAPRVEPDVLSAVRSILRGHW